In Oscillospiraceae bacterium, a genomic segment contains:
- a CDS encoding L-rhamnose isomerase, with protein MYKMDREKISKAYDLAKSVYSAYGIDTDAAIQKFVAIPISLHCWQGDDVNGFEDLGNIRSENVVTGNYPGAARNGNELRLDIDTAFCMSPCKHRVNLHSIYAEPNNKKQRDEYTAEDFEKWISWAVGNGYGLDFNPTFFKHPMMAGGFSLSSRDKEVRDFWVKVGKNSRAIAEAMGKATGTPCWNNIWIPDGLKDQPANRKLYRKLLSDSLDRIFEDKYDDQYVVDVLEGKLFGIGTECFTVGSHEFYLGYAAAHGVGVTMDTGHYHPTESVADKLTSVIPSVRSVMLHISRGVRWDSDHVLIQSDELSGLMTELKRGNYFGNVALGLDYFDAQINRVAAWIIGLRAAGKAMLAALCEPSHLLEEAEENDDFTTRLALLEEFKNLPINPVWDMLCVRRGVPVGAEWIELLKDYEQKIQSNRN; from the coding sequence ATGTACAAAATGGACCGGGAAAAGATCTCAAAAGCTTATGATTTGGCTAAATCGGTTTATTCGGCCTACGGTATCGACACCGATGCCGCCATACAGAAGTTCGTTGCGATTCCGATTTCGCTGCACTGCTGGCAGGGGGACGACGTAAACGGGTTTGAAGACCTCGGGAATATCCGCAGCGAAAACGTCGTGACCGGCAATTACCCCGGTGCGGCGCGAAACGGCAATGAACTGCGGCTCGACATCGACACGGCGTTTTGTATGTCGCCGTGCAAACATCGTGTGAACCTGCACAGCATCTACGCAGAGCCGAACAACAAGAAGCAGCGCGACGAATACACCGCCGAGGATTTTGAAAAGTGGATTTCGTGGGCGGTCGGCAACGGATACGGACTCGATTTCAACCCGACCTTTTTCAAGCATCCGATGATGGCGGGCGGTTTTTCACTCTCGTCCCGGGATAAGGAAGTGCGTGATTTTTGGGTCAAAGTCGGCAAAAACTCCAGAGCAATCGCCGAAGCGATGGGAAAAGCGACCGGAACGCCTTGTTGGAATAACATCTGGATTCCGGACGGATTGAAAGACCAGCCCGCCAACCGGAAATTATACCGAAAACTGCTCTCCGATTCGCTCGACCGTATTTTTGAAGATAAATATGACGATCAATACGTAGTTGACGTGCTGGAGGGGAAACTCTTCGGCATCGGTACCGAGTGCTTTACGGTCGGTTCGCACGAGTTTTATCTGGGATATGCTGCCGCACACGGCGTCGGCGTCACAATGGACACCGGACATTATCACCCGACTGAGTCTGTCGCAGACAAACTCACCTCGGTAATCCCTTCTGTCAGGAGCGTGATGCTGCACATCAGCCGCGGCGTGCGTTGGGACAGCGATCACGTCTTGATTCAAAGCGATGAGCTGAGCGGTCTGATGACTGAGTTAAAGCGCGGAAATTATTTCGGCAATGTCGCCCTCGGACTCGATTATTTTGATGCTCAGATCAACCGGGTCGCGGCTTGGATCATCGGACTGAGAGCAGCCGGCAAAGCGATGCTTGCGGCACTCTGTGAACCCAGCCATCTGCTTGAGGAAGCTGAAGAAAATGACGACTTCACGACCCGGCTTGCGCTCTTGGAAGAATTCAAAAATCTTCCGATCAACCCGGTTTGGGATATGCTATGCGTGCGCAGGGGAGTTCCGGTCGGTGCCGAGTGGATTGAGCTGCTCAAGGATTACGAACAGAAAATTCAGT